One region of Gilliamella sp. ESL0405 genomic DNA includes:
- a CDS encoding SDR family oxidoreductase: MRTIFITGCSSGIGLISALTLKQRGYRVIASCRKISDQQKLIDQGFETVLLDLDDPQSVTQAANEVLRLTNGKLYALFNNAGFGVYGRLNTISREQLESQFSTNFFGVHQLTQLLLPAMLAHNEGRIIQTSSIVGVVATPGRGAYSASKYALEAWSDVLRLELAKTNIKVCLIEPGPLKTDFSANVNQTDKDKIVKNPPIAKRFTLPAQAILPYLIHALEHARPKIRYRVTMVTKLAAIAKRLLPDRLMDKILQNK, translated from the coding sequence TTGCGCACAATTTTTATAACAGGTTGTTCTAGTGGTATCGGGCTAATCTCAGCTTTGACATTAAAGCAACGGGGTTATCGTGTTATTGCTTCTTGCCGAAAAATATCAGACCAACAAAAATTAATTGATCAAGGATTTGAAACCGTGCTACTGGATCTGGATGATCCGCAATCGGTCACGCAGGCGGCTAACGAGGTTTTACGCTTAACCAATGGTAAATTGTATGCACTTTTTAATAATGCCGGATTTGGTGTTTATGGGCGCTTAAATACAATTAGCCGTGAACAGTTAGAATCTCAATTTTCGACAAACTTTTTTGGTGTTCATCAATTAACCCAGTTACTTTTGCCGGCTATGTTAGCGCACAACGAAGGGCGAATTATTCAAACCAGTTCAATTGTCGGTGTTGTCGCCACCCCCGGTCGAGGCGCTTATTCAGCCAGTAAATATGCATTAGAAGCGTGGTCTGATGTGTTAAGATTAGAGTTAGCTAAAACCAATATTAAAGTCTGCTTGATTGAACCCGGGCCATTGAAAACCGACTTTTCAGCCAATGTTAATCAAACCGACAAGGATAAAATTGTCAAAAATCCGCCTATAGCCAAACGCTTTACCTTACCAGCACAAGCCATTTTACCCTATTTGATACATGCGTTAGAGCATGCTAGACCGAAAATACGTTACAGGGTCACCATGGTAACGAAGTTGGCAGCAATAGCTAAACGTTTGCTTCCGGATAGATTAATGGATAAAATTTTACAAAATAAATAA